The Odontesthes bonariensis isolate fOdoBon6 chromosome 19, fOdoBon6.hap1, whole genome shotgun sequence genome includes the window GAGGCTGAACTTACAGGTGCGCAGCATGTCCTCTCCACTGTTGTGGTTCCCCGGTTCTTTGTATTTCGGGGTGAACTGCTCAAACAGAGTGAAGCTTCGACACTCCAGCACCAACTTGACATCTGAAAAAGTCAGTTGAGTCAGTTACTTAGCACTTTATACCCCACTCAGTACAAGCCACTACTAAAGTCATACCCAGAAATGTTTAATGCATGTAGAAAATGTGAACAAATATAGAATTTGATGCCATCCGGTCTCCCTCAGTGATCAACCCCAACACTGTCTTGCCCATTCTAATAACAGCATTGCTGTTTTGGGATGGCGTACAGACATGAGTACGCAGACAGTCGGGGCAAGGGCTGAACACACAGACCTGAGGGGCTCATGCTGAGTAACACAGTGGAAGAGTGGGTGGGCCCATCCTCATTGGGCCCACCCAGAAGTCCTGTTTCCACTGGCAGATGATGTGTTGGAGGCCTAAGTCTGACATCTTGAAGAAAAATCTGCTGGATTTGAGCTTTAATCCACTAAGAGCAGCCTGCATACACCACTCTCTGTTCTGGGTGCAGCGGGGGGGTCATCATCCACTGATCTGTTAAATCTATGCATACTGGTGGGGGTGAAACTGACAAAATACTGATTAAAGAGTACTGGGCCGTTCAGGTCTGCTGCTGCATTGATATGTACGACCCCATCTATACACTGTAGATGTTGCAAATATGATTATTCTGACGCAGTTTAGGACAAAGCGATGACACAACCCATTCATGCTTGGACAGTCTGGTCTTAGTTTGtagattttcctttttataaCCAATCCGGGCACTCTCACTTGTCACCACTTAATCTGGTTATCCTGGAATCTGCTAGAACAGGTGTTTCTTTAATAGTCTTCAATCTTTCCTGCCTTTCTTAGCATCTCCCAAGCATTTTTCAATGTGTTGCTGgcttaaaataacatttttgttaCCATCTTGTAAATCTAATGACGATAGTGAGGACAGCAAAACATTTCCCTTGCACTTGTGTCTGTTTAATGAAGATCTAGatgaatgaatccaattcatatTGACTattcgtttctctccacagtcgcctcaggcaagctcaggacgggagattggaccgaaaaaaaaagttttcagtgcaatctgttggtttccttagctaggaaattgtttttgaattggctctatatgaacgaattggattattttatgaataattatgattacaattaattgaattccaattggcttgaattggactttattatctaagtgctttgagatgacatttgttgtatttggcgctatataaataaaaatgaattgaaattgaattgaatctgtcaACATTTTTCAAATCTTCTATAAATGAGGGTAGTAGATTgttgcatttttatttgaaacattttattttttcttaattgtgTGCACCTATTGGCTTCTTTGGGGAAAATATCTGCACATCATTTCTCTTTAGTTTAGCTTTTTATAAAAGTGAACTATACACCTATTGGGAGTCTGAACGCTGGTCTGACAAGAAGTAACTTGAGCTTCATGAGTGTCATTATTTTTACACCCCAAACAGTAACGGTAATTAGTAGATTAGGGTATTGTTGCCAGACCTTTGGATAATGTAAGTAGTTGTTGGGACTGTGTGTTACATGTGGAATAATACTGTGTGAATTTATCTTTTTTGAGCACAGACTGATGAAAGCAAATTGATAAGACATATAAACAACAAATGAGCACGGCTGTTCTAAAACTGTCTCTTTACACCATGTAGGGCCACGAGATGGCTGATAAGATGGAAATGAGAAAGGAGCTTTAATTCTGGGGCTTTTTGGGAAGGTTTGTGTGGTTTCACACTTTTACTACATGGTCATCCAGCCTTTGATCATGAGACAGATCCGAAACTGAGTGGATTCTTTTTCCATTTAAGTACATAGGGAGGCGACGGTAAAAACCCACGTTGAATTTAAATAACAATTGAGGTGAGCGTTGCTTTACTCGTTCCATAACATTTAGTCATGGAATTTACGAAGCGTTTTGGCAGTAGCCCGCATGAAAGATGTGATCTGTAGCTGATATATCTCCGCAACTCATCTGtgataacaaacaaaaacaaaaaaacctgtaTTTCATTTCTAACCTGGCAATGAGCCATATCGGAAGGACGCCTGGTTTGACACTTCCAGTGAATCGCATGACTAGTCTACTTGACAGGTGGAGTCGGTAACATCAACAAACCTGGCTCCTTGTACCAGTGAGCGGTGGCGGGGACCAGCACACACCGCCACCAGAGGCCCACGGTCCCGTTGAGGCGGAACAGGGTGTCGCTGTAGGTTTTCTCATCAAACTCTCCGTCCATGAACTCCTCGTACAGGGAGCGCAGCTCGGACACGTTGGCCTCTCCGCGCACGGTGGGGCTGCTGTACTGGTACCAGTGCTGCGTCCCGACGGCCACCGACAGGTAAACGGTGGCCAGCAAGCTCAGCACGCAGGCAATGACCAGAGCTGTGGCGTAGCGGTTGTCGACCATTGTTCACCAAGACAAGCCTCGCGTCCAAAGGGATTAAGTTGATGCCAGTGGTAGTAGAGCCGTCGCGCATCAATTCAGTCAATATCCCGTCACCCCTTATTATTGCAATGCCTCTGACATAGCTGGTTGTGGAAAAGGTGCCGAGCAATAGCAGGCGTTTATTTTAACGAGTGAAACTCATCTCCGGTGCTGCACAAACAGTCAGCGTCAGCAGCAAAGCAGCCCGACTTGGATGCGCCATCTGTTCCGTTGTCCCACTTCCACAGATGGTGGGTGGCCAGACGCTGCGGCGGGTATCTCAAAAGCTATAACAATAGATTCCCACCCCACCCGCTGCAAACGCAAGTTAAACAGGCCTAAATAATAAGATGCGTTGTGTCCCAAGCTGCACCAGCCAGTAAAAGCTAATCGCATGGGTCTATTTCGGACGGCAGGCCAATGCCGGGTGCACTCAGGATGTTCGGAGTTGTAAACACTAATCCACCACCTTTCCTTTTCCGGTTCCGCTGAACAGCAGACATATAATCGTTTCTGAGCTGGTGCAAACCagtggaaagcaacacaatgcaGTTTATGGAGCAAGATGATGAAGAGAGCAGGGATATTAGGCTAAATGAAAGTGTTCAGTGAAACCGCTTCAGTGAATGCATGCGAGTTTCAACTTTGTTTCCAGTTGAATTCTTATCTTTTGGTCTCGAGGAATGATGGAGCCATCAAACTGAGGCAAAACGTGGGGAGAATAAGCAGGAGGAGAAGCAAAGTGATGCATAAGATCTGCACGGTTCATGTTGTGAACTGTCACTTaaagtctgtgtctgtctggaTCTGCAGCAGGACAGTTGGAGGGCCTTTTGCACATCTTTGCCCAAGGTCCTGTTgtttgatcatctgtccatgcTGTCCATCACATTTCAGTTTGAACGGGTAATGTTAGACAGGGATGTAGCATAAATCTTTGAAACCTTTGACTGGTGCTTGAATCTGGTTTGTACCTGTTTTTTTGTGCACCTGTTGTGACAGAAACCTTTGTtaacattttgacttgtttcTTTGCGTTTTTAAGATTTCCTCATACATATTACTATCCAGTCCTCACAAAAAAATAACTGCAGAACTTTGAATTTACTGAGATGTTTGAATATTTTTGCAGGTTTATAGTAAACATCATTGCTACTGTAGTGATCCAAGCCTCTCACACCTCAACAAGCtatttaaatgtctttttttcttaaagacAATGATGGAATAAAATGTACCTGTGGTGATGCTGCCAGTTAAACTAAGACTTTGCAGTCCTGTTAAGTTTTCCACAGTTATGACACAATCCAGTCTTCCACCTGGGCTTGAATTAGGCTGTATCTTTCAAGTGCCTTTAGATGACCTTTGTTGggatttggcgctatattaaTATAACTGAATTATAACTGAATCTCTGTCTGGCCCGATGAGTGAGCTCAACAATGACCAAATCCTTCTAGATATCAAATAGGTGTGACATCATTCCCAGCTCAAAGTTCCAACTCTCTGAAACACAACATCTACCACACTGAATTACATATATATACCTTTCAGAAGACACATCATGAACACTGATCTTTAATCAAGCATTATGCGTGGAATCAGGTTTGAGATGTGCAACCCTTTATGAGCTGaatattttcttcatttaagtTAAGACGTCTTTTACATCCAATAATGTTCTAAAGTAAAGCTAAGTAAGTCTATGAAGCTGCACAGCACAATCAAGAATCCCTCATTTTTACAGACATTATGGTTCTGTCTTATGTTCTGCTTGTAACTCTAATGGAAGCGAGAGGACATGCTTTTCTTGGCTTTACAGTAACCATGACAACCACAGCAGGCCGGATGCAGTGACAAGACTCATCTTGGCTTCCAActgctgaatctgcaaattGGGGAGAAAATAGAACAAATATTAGTTGAGGGAATAACTATCACTGTTTAGAAATAGTTTATCTTATTTGGTTGATTCTGAAATCTAGTAAGAACTGTACTAAAGTAGGTCATTT containing:
- the LOC142368913 gene encoding claudin domain-containing protein 1-like; this encodes MVDNRYATALVIACVLSLLATVYLSVAVGTQHWYQYSSPTVRGEANVSELRSLYEEFMDGEFDEKTYSDTLFRLNGTVGLWWRCVLVPATAHWYKEPDVKLVLECRSFTLFEQFTPKYKEPGNHNSGEDMLRTYLWRCQFLLPLISLGLVVLAGLTGFCACLCQSLAPTLGIGVLHLLAGLCTLATVCCYLAGMDLLHRVSMLPDKVDGSLGWSLYLALISSPLHMMAAALLVWAARSHSQNYYRMTAYRVA